The Dunckerocampus dactyliophorus isolate RoL2022-P2 chromosome 16, RoL_Ddac_1.1, whole genome shotgun sequence genome includes a window with the following:
- the rfc3 gene encoding replication factor C subunit 3, protein MSLWVDKYRPTSLGKLDYHKEQATQLKNLVQRGDFPHLLVYGPSGAGKKTRIMCLLRELYGAGVEKLRIEHQTVVAPSKKKIEINTIASNYHLEVNASDAGNQDRVVIQELIKTVAQSQQIQSSTQREFKVVLLTEVDRLTKDAQHALRRTMEKYMFTCRLILCSNSTSKVIGPIRSRCLAIRVPLPSTEEVCHVLTSVCKKEGLLLPPELAKQISQKSGRNLRKALLMCEACRVQQYPFSPDQDVPETDWEVYLRETANAIVSQQSPQRLLEVRARLYELLTHCIPAEIIMKGLVTELLNNCDGHLKTEVAHIAAYYEHRLQLGNKAIYHLEAFTAKFMAIYKKFMEDGLDAMMF, encoded by the exons ATGAGTTTGTGGGTGGACAAGTACCGACCCACGTCCCTGGGGAAACTGGACTATCACAAAGAACAAGCGACTCAGCTGAAAAATTTG GTTCAACGTGGCGACTTCCCACACTTGTTGGTCTACGGTCCCTCAGGGGCAGGAAAGAAGACCCGCATCATGTGTCTGCTGAGGGAACTCTATGGAGCTGGTGTGGAGAAACTGCGCATCGAGCACCAGACTGTCGTG GCTCCCTCCAAAAAGAAGATTGAGATCAACACCATCGCCAGCAACTACCACCTGGAGGTTAACGCCAG TGACGCCGGCAACCAGGACCGCGTGGTCATCCAGGAGCTAATCAAGACGGTGGCTCAGTCCCAGCAGATCCAGTCCAGCACGCAGAGAGAGTTCAAAG TGGTGCTGCTAACAGAGGTGGACAGGCTGACCAAGGAcgcccagcatgctttgcgtcGCACCATGGAGAAGTACATGTTCACCTGCCGCCTCATCCTCTGCTCCAACTCCACCTCCAAGGTCATCGGGCCCATTCGTAGCCGCTGTCTGGCCATCAGGGTTCCTCTGCCCAGCACAGAGGAG GTGTGTCACGTCCTTACTTCGGTGTGCAAAAAAGAAGGTCTTCTGCTCCCGCCGGAGTTGGCCAAACAGATCAGCCAGAAGTCGGGTCGCAACCTCCGCAAAGCTCTCCTGATGTGTGAGGCCTGCAGGGTGCAGCA GTACCCCTTCTCACCTGACCAGGATGTCCCCGAAACAGACTGGGAGGTGTACCTCAGAGAGACAGCCAACGCCATCGTAAGCCAGCAGAGTCCTCAGAG GCTGTTGGAGGTTCGAGCTCGGCTGTATGAGCTGCTGACTCACTGTATCCCTGCTGAGATAATAAtgaag gGTCTAGTGACGGAGCTGCTCAACAACTGCGATGGTCACCTGAAGACGGAAGTGGCGCACATAGCAGCGTACTATGAGCACCGTCTGCAGCTGGGCAACAAGGCCATCTACCACCTGGAGGCCTTCACCGCCAAGTTCATGGCCATCTACAAGAAGTTCATGGAGGACGGCCTGGATGCCATGATGTTCTGA